The proteins below come from a single Bombus pyrosoma isolate SC7728 linkage group LG10, ASM1482585v1, whole genome shotgun sequence genomic window:
- the LOC122571867 gene encoding uncharacterized protein LOC122571867 isoform X2 — MLSAHLITMFLVSMLLVMGIAVPGILAGNGYTHYDQAQLNATIAALVHSNGPVTQVGETLDHSSFSIRFANDLHIQLPCDFGRHYYKNVNTCVSTSKMVIIYDHCQFSMRPDCWNEMPFCFLDSTKNDAYGEDNCLPYFKFNKNLCRCELKK, encoded by the exons ATG TTAAGTGCACACTTGATCACGATGTTCCTGGTCTCGATGCTGTTAGTCATGGGCATTGCTGTGCCAGGAATCCTTGCCGGCAATGGATATACTCACTATGATCAGGCCCAGTTGAACGCAACTATTGCAGCATTGGTACACAGCAATGGACCTGTGACACAAGTCGGTGAGACACTCGATCATTCGAGTTTCTCGATTAGATTTGCCAACGACTTGCATATCCAACTTCCATGCGACTTTGGCCgtcattattataaaaatgtcaacACTTGTGTGTCGACGTCCAAAATGGTGATAATCTACGATCATTGCCag TTTTCAATGCGTCCAGATTGCTGGAACGAGATGCCCTTCTGCTTCCTCGACAGCACAAAGAACGATGCCTATGGCGAAGATAACTGCCTGCcctattttaaattcaacaaaaatttatgCCGGTGTGAACTCaagaaatga
- the LOC122571867 gene encoding uncharacterized protein LOC122571867 isoform X1 — translation MFGKLSAHLITMFLVSMLLVMGIAVPGILAGNGYTHYDQAQLNATIAALVHSNGPVTQVGETLDHSSFSIRFANDLHIQLPCDFGRHYYKNVNTCVSTSKMVIIYDHCQFSMRPDCWNEMPFCFLDSTKNDAYGEDNCLPYFKFNKNLCRCELKK, via the exons ATGTTTGGAAAGTTAAGTGCACACTTGATCACGATGTTCCTGGTCTCGATGCTGTTAGTCATGGGCATTGCTGTGCCAGGAATCCTTGCCGGCAATGGATATACTCACTATGATCAGGCCCAGTTGAACGCAACTATTGCAGCATTGGTACACAGCAATGGACCTGTGACACAAGTCGGTGAGACACTCGATCATTCGAGTTTCTCGATTAGATTTGCCAACGACTTGCATATCCAACTTCCATGCGACTTTGGCCgtcattattataaaaatgtcaacACTTGTGTGTCGACGTCCAAAATGGTGATAATCTACGATCATTGCCag TTTTCAATGCGTCCAGATTGCTGGAACGAGATGCCCTTCTGCTTCCTCGACAGCACAAAGAACGATGCCTATGGCGAAGATAACTGCCTGCcctattttaaattcaacaaaaatttatgCCGGTGTGAACTCaagaaatga